Proteins encoded together in one Candidatus Xianfuyuplasma coldseepsis window:
- a CDS encoding urocanate hydratase, which produces MREALSFTLNDMFTTLPPKKPFQDGIRRAPKREFVLSKDETELALKNALRYIPERWHEELAEEFLEELLTKGRIYGYRFRPEGRIYGKAIEEYKGHTIEGRAFQVMIDNNLDFEIALYPYELVTYGETGRVFQNWMQYHLVKKYLQEMNDEQTLVLMSGHPLGVFATHKNAPRVILTNGLMIGQFNDIDNWNRAAQLGVASYGQMTAGGWMYIGPQGIVHGTYSTLLNAGRSKLGLPDDANLEGKLFVSSGLGGMSGAQGKAIEICGGVGIIAEVDYSRIETRYHQGWVSYIAQTPEEAFTKAKEAQQLKQAIAIAFYGNIVELLEYAVQNKIYIDLLSDQTSCHAVYEGGYCPVGITFEERTSLLQNDKKTFKKLVDEGLHRHYHAIEAITALGTYFFDYGNSFMKAVYDSGIQAICKNKTNDLDGFIWPSYVEDIMGPLLFDYGYGPFRWVCLSGKDDDLDKTDQAAMACIDKDRRFQDRDNYNWIRDAKKNKLVVGTKARILYQDAYGRLQIALRFNEMVRNNEVGPIMLGRDHHDTGGTDSPFRETSNIKDGSNVMSEMATHVALGNASRGMSLVSLHNGGGVGIGKVINGGYGMVLDGSKRVDDILQVAMLYDVMGGVSRRAWARNEHAISTAQEYNEMNNNSSITLPYIAKDSLIQQLVERHYQKGGK; this is translated from the coding sequence ATGAGAGAAGCACTATCTTTTACACTCAATGATATGTTTACGACATTACCCCCGAAAAAACCGTTTCAAGATGGTATAAGACGGGCACCAAAACGCGAGTTTGTTCTGTCAAAAGATGAGACCGAACTCGCTCTTAAGAATGCCTTGCGTTATATTCCAGAACGATGGCATGAAGAACTAGCAGAAGAGTTTTTAGAAGAACTTCTAACAAAAGGACGTATTTACGGATATCGTTTCCGGCCAGAAGGACGCATCTATGGAAAGGCAATTGAAGAATACAAAGGTCATACCATTGAAGGTCGGGCATTTCAAGTGATGATTGACAACAATCTCGATTTCGAGATTGCCCTATATCCTTACGAATTAGTTACCTATGGAGAAACCGGACGTGTTTTTCAAAACTGGATGCAATATCACCTTGTGAAAAAATACTTACAAGAAATGAACGATGAACAGACCCTTGTCTTAATGAGTGGACATCCCCTAGGTGTTTTTGCCACTCATAAGAATGCCCCTCGGGTCATTCTAACCAATGGCTTAATGATTGGCCAGTTCAATGATATTGATAACTGGAATCGTGCCGCACAACTCGGTGTCGCCAGTTATGGCCAAATGACAGCAGGCGGCTGGATGTATATCGGTCCACAAGGAATTGTGCACGGAACGTACTCGACATTACTAAACGCAGGACGCTCGAAGTTAGGACTACCTGATGATGCGAACTTAGAAGGGAAATTATTTGTATCCTCTGGTTTAGGTGGAATGAGTGGAGCTCAAGGAAAAGCGATTGAAATCTGTGGTGGTGTTGGAATCATCGCAGAAGTCGATTATTCCCGAATTGAAACGAGATACCATCAAGGATGGGTATCCTATATTGCACAAACCCCAGAAGAAGCATTTACCAAAGCCAAAGAAGCACAACAACTCAAACAAGCAATCGCCATTGCATTTTATGGTAACATTGTTGAATTACTTGAATACGCCGTACAGAACAAGATTTATATTGATCTTCTCAGTGACCAAACCAGTTGTCATGCCGTCTATGAAGGTGGTTATTGTCCTGTAGGAATTACCTTTGAAGAACGTACATCCTTACTTCAAAATGATAAAAAGACATTCAAGAAACTGGTAGATGAAGGTCTTCATCGTCATTATCATGCGATTGAAGCAATCACCGCTTTAGGAACCTATTTCTTCGATTATGGAAACAGCTTTATGAAAGCCGTGTATGATAGTGGTATTCAAGCGATCTGTAAAAACAAAACGAATGATTTGGACGGATTTATTTGGCCTAGCTATGTCGAAGATATTATGGGACCCCTACTTTTTGATTATGGGTATGGCCCGTTCCGTTGGGTATGTTTATCCGGGAAAGACGACGATCTCGATAAAACCGATCAAGCCGCTATGGCTTGTATCGATAAAGATCGACGTTTTCAAGATCGTGACAACTACAATTGGATACGCGATGCGAAAAAGAATAAACTTGTCGTTGGAACCAAAGCACGAATACTATATCAAGATGCCTATGGACGATTACAAATCGCCCTACGATTTAATGAAATGGTACGCAACAACGAAGTTGGCCCGATTATGTTAGGACGGGATCACCATGATACCGGTGGTACCGACTCCCCATTCCGTGAAACATCGAATATCAAGGATGGCAGCAATGTCATGAGTGAAATGGCAACTCATGTCGCTTTAGGGAATGCCAGTCGTGGGATGTCCTTAGTATCCCTCCATAATGGTGGCGGCGTCGGGATTGGAAAAGTAATCAACGGTGGCTACGGTATGGTTTTAGATGGTAGCAAACGTGTTGATGATATTCTTCAAGTTGCGATGTTATATGATGTGATGGGTGGCGTGTCAAGACGAGCTTGGGCTCGCAATGAACATGCGATATCAACCGCTCAAGAATACAATGAGATGAACAACAATTCGTCGATTACATTACCCTATATTGCAAAGGATTCCTTAATCCAACAACTCGTTGAGAGACACTATCAAAAAGGTGGAAAATAA
- the hutH gene encoding histidine ammonia-lyase — protein sequence MVVLNGNGLQLETFIRIARFHEKVTIAKEQQELVQQANDFVQAVVESEKPVYGINTGFGKLSDVPINKKDTAKLQENLLKSHACGVGNPFSEEIVRGMMVLRVNALVRGHSGIRLEVLEKLVEMLNKNVIPVVFEQGSLGASGDLAPLSHMSLPLIGLGECFYKGKRMSTKEAFGKAMITPIPNLAAKEGLSLINGTQAMTSVGAIVIYDSIRLLKLANVSLSMTLEALQGIIDAYHERVHQVRGHIGQIEIAEAVRHHLRNSSNITHQGDLRVQDAYSLRCAPQVHGASWDAFTFIKDKVEIEMNAVTDNPIILTDEGIAISAGNFHGQPLALPFDYLGIALSELANISERRIERLVNPQLSEGLPAFLLKNPGLNSGFMIVQYSAASLVSENKVLAHPSSVDSIPSSANQEDHVSMGTIGARKAMSIYHNTRRVIAMEFLTAAQALDIRGFSSLGEDTKKAYQFIRQHIPFVEHDDIMYHYIHKMDDLLQSDQLYNAIFKEG from the coding sequence ATGGTCGTACTAAATGGAAATGGATTACAACTAGAAACATTTATCCGCATCGCTAGATTTCATGAGAAAGTAACGATTGCAAAAGAACAACAAGAACTCGTACAACAAGCGAATGATTTTGTACAAGCTGTTGTTGAAAGTGAAAAACCAGTCTATGGAATCAATACAGGATTCGGAAAACTGAGTGATGTACCAATCAATAAAAAAGATACCGCAAAACTACAAGAAAACTTACTGAAAAGTCATGCCTGTGGTGTCGGTAATCCCTTTAGTGAGGAAATCGTTCGCGGGATGATGGTACTCCGCGTGAACGCTCTTGTTCGCGGGCATAGTGGAATACGATTGGAAGTTCTTGAAAAACTGGTAGAGATGCTGAACAAGAACGTCATTCCTGTCGTCTTTGAACAAGGAAGTCTTGGTGCATCCGGCGATCTTGCTCCATTATCTCATATGAGTTTACCGTTAATCGGACTTGGTGAGTGTTTTTATAAAGGTAAACGGATGTCGACAAAAGAAGCCTTTGGTAAAGCAATGATTACACCAATTCCTAACTTAGCAGCCAAAGAAGGACTGAGCTTAATTAATGGTACTCAAGCCATGACAAGTGTTGGTGCAATCGTTATTTACGATAGCATTCGATTACTTAAACTTGCGAATGTATCACTGTCGATGACATTAGAAGCACTTCAAGGTATTATTGATGCTTATCATGAACGAGTCCATCAAGTACGTGGACATATCGGCCAAATAGAAATTGCTGAGGCAGTGCGTCATCATTTACGAAATAGTTCGAACATCACACATCAAGGAGACTTGCGTGTCCAGGATGCGTACTCCTTACGCTGCGCCCCTCAAGTTCATGGTGCGTCATGGGATGCTTTTACCTTTATTAAGGACAAAGTCGAAATTGAAATGAACGCGGTCACAGATAATCCAATTATTCTTACAGATGAAGGTATTGCCATTAGTGCTGGAAACTTCCACGGACAACCCTTAGCGCTCCCATTTGATTATCTAGGCATTGCTCTCAGTGAACTCGCCAATATCTCCGAACGACGGATTGAACGACTAGTGAATCCACAATTATCCGAAGGGTTGCCAGCATTTCTATTAAAAAATCCAGGATTGAATAGTGGATTTATGATCGTACAATATAGTGCGGCTTCACTGGTCTCGGAAAACAAAGTACTCGCTCATCCTAGTAGTGTTGATAGTATTCCATCATCTGCGAATCAAGAAGATCACGTGTCGATGGGGACCATTGGGGCCAGAAAAGCGATGTCCATCTATCATAACACAAGGAGAGTCATCGCCATGGAATTTTTAACCGCAGCTCAAGCACTCGATATACGAGGTTTCAGTTCTCTTGGTGAAGATACGAAAAAGGCATATCAATTCATCCGTCAACACATCCCCTTTGTTGAACATGATGACATCATGTACCACTACATTCATAAAATGGATGATCTACTCCAAAGTGATCAACTATATAATGCTATATTCAAGGAGGGTTAA
- a CDS encoding GNAT family N-acetyltransferase: MVTLKEITMDNFFDVIRLSLDDIDRKMVASNVFSLAEAYADKVSQPRGIYDDDTLVGFVMYDYNESEHKGYVSRLMVDQKYHRKGYARQAMNIVLDTLQKIDGIHEIQISWRPDNDKASPLYHDLGFVENGEFVDGEVVAIITL; encoded by the coding sequence ATGGTTACTTTGAAAGAAATCACAATGGATAATTTCTTCGATGTGATTCGCTTATCATTGGATGACATCGATCGAAAAATGGTCGCATCCAATGTGTTTAGTTTGGCCGAAGCCTATGCGGATAAAGTCAGTCAACCCCGGGGCATCTACGATGATGATACGTTGGTTGGATTTGTGATGTATGACTATAATGAATCCGAACACAAAGGATACGTATCACGACTTATGGTAGATCAGAAGTATCATCGTAAAGGCTATGCAAGACAGGCAATGAATATTGTGCTAGATACATTACAAAAGATTGATGGAATTCATGAGATTCAAATCTCATGGCGTCCGGATAATGACAAAGCAAGTCCGCTATACCATGATTTGGGTTTTGTCGAAAATGGAGAGTTTGTCGATGGTGAAGTCGTCGCCATCATTACGTTATAG
- a CDS encoding DsbA family oxidoreductase codes for MKIELWSDFACPFCYIGKKRFEQALEAFPHKDQVEVVLKAYQLNPNARKVMTASPAETFAKGHRMSVDQAKQRFEMFKTQAQTVGLTYNYDIIKMTNSFDAHRLAKWSNQFGKEYELTGRLMKAYFTDGINIANMDALVKIAKEVGLDEKEAKNVLKSDKYADQVHNEINEGRQIGVQGVPFFVLNRKYGVSGAQPVEYFTQVLEKLWEEEKPKFETIDGADKGAACTDETCEI; via the coding sequence ATGAAAATTGAATTATGGAGTGACTTTGCTTGTCCGTTTTGTTATATTGGTAAAAAACGGTTTGAACAAGCTTTAGAAGCATTCCCTCACAAAGATCAAGTAGAAGTAGTATTAAAAGCGTATCAATTAAATCCCAATGCCCGCAAAGTAATGACTGCGAGTCCCGCTGAAACATTTGCCAAAGGACATCGGATGAGTGTTGATCAAGCCAAACAACGGTTTGAGATGTTTAAAACCCAAGCACAAACAGTTGGCTTAACCTATAACTACGACATTATCAAAATGACGAATAGTTTTGATGCCCATCGTTTGGCAAAATGGTCGAATCAATTCGGAAAAGAGTACGAGTTAACTGGACGGTTAATGAAAGCTTATTTTACCGATGGTATCAATATCGCAAACATGGATGCTTTGGTGAAGATTGCCAAAGAAGTTGGATTGGATGAAAAAGAAGCAAAGAATGTATTAAAGTCCGATAAATATGCCGATCAAGTCCATAATGAGATCAATGAAGGACGTCAAATTGGTGTTCAAGGTGTACCATTCTTTGTATTAAACCGTAAATATGGTGTCAGTGGTGCACAACCAGTAGAATACTTCACCCAAGTATTAGAAAAACTATGGGAAGAAGAAAAACCGAAATTCGAAACGATTGATGGTGCCGATAAGGGCGCTGCATGTACCGACGAAACTTGTGAAATCTAA
- a CDS encoding NAD(P)H-hydrate dehydratase, with the protein MNSIQILTANEMRQLDQLTLQQQNITSYELMTRVGKYLFDFIITNNFITSEDHVVVVAGTGNNGGDGMLVAHHIHTRGIPTEIIIIGSQEQQTEESLKALKHCQHIPVHYVVETQDDSYKQLLDDATVIIDGIFGIGLTRDVEDPHKSVMNAMNQSYATVISIDIPSGIHADNGLQMGTAVHANHTLIVQNFKQGNLLNDAKDFSGLNHVIDVDIVQSLEFDIQYELPLSYLQGKLGKRHHNSYKYNYGNLLTIGGSKGMMGAPILSALAALRSGSGLSQVYVHDGDHKYLQNPYPDIMVDTYLGIEDVPQKIRRMDAIVFGPGLGKKNPLNMDILAHLLSTEIPLVIDADGLYYLKDLLKGYNTRGHLIITPHYKEMADFLGISIEDVIQQPVLYAKNIAHTYNVVVVLKGTCTIITNDIETYFSSNGTPGLAKAGTGDVLSGVIGSLLGRGLPPLDAAKIGVLMHSLAGQYAEEVYGEESMMASDVISMLPKVMDHVKA; encoded by the coding sequence ATGAACAGTATTCAAATACTTACAGCAAATGAGATGCGACAACTCGATCAATTAACACTTCAGCAACAGAATATTACGTCATATGAATTGATGACTCGTGTTGGAAAATATCTATTTGACTTTATTATCACGAACAATTTTATAACCAGTGAGGATCACGTTGTCGTTGTAGCTGGGACAGGAAACAATGGTGGTGACGGCATGCTAGTAGCACATCATATACATACCCGTGGAATTCCCACAGAAATCATCATTATTGGTTCGCAAGAACAACAAACAGAGGAATCCTTGAAAGCGTTAAAACACTGTCAACATATACCTGTGCATTACGTTGTTGAGACTCAAGACGATTCCTATAAACAACTACTTGATGATGCAACCGTCATTATTGATGGGATATTTGGTATTGGATTAACAAGAGATGTAGAGGATCCTCATAAATCGGTAATGAATGCAATGAATCAAAGCTATGCGACCGTTATTAGTATCGATATACCATCTGGTATTCACGCCGATAATGGGCTTCAAATGGGAACGGCTGTTCACGCGAATCATACGCTCATTGTTCAGAACTTTAAACAAGGAAATCTATTGAACGACGCCAAAGATTTCTCTGGTCTAAATCATGTAATTGATGTCGATATTGTCCAAAGTTTGGAGTTTGACATTCAGTATGAGTTACCATTGTCCTATCTTCAAGGGAAACTAGGAAAACGACATCACAACAGTTATAAATACAATTATGGGAATCTACTAACCATCGGTGGTAGTAAAGGAATGATGGGGGCACCTATCTTATCCGCCTTGGCTGCATTACGAAGTGGTAGTGGCCTATCACAAGTGTACGTCCATGATGGAGATCACAAATACCTCCAGAATCCCTATCCTGACATTATGGTGGATACCTATCTTGGGATTGAAGATGTACCCCAAAAAATAAGACGTATGGATGCCATTGTTTTTGGTCCTGGTCTTGGTAAGAAAAATCCCCTTAATATGGATATATTAGCCCATCTATTATCCACTGAGATCCCTCTTGTAATTGACGCGGATGGTTTGTACTACCTTAAAGATTTATTGAAGGGATACAATACAAGAGGACATCTTATTATTACCCCCCACTATAAAGAAATGGCTGATTTCTTGGGAATATCCATCGAAGACGTCATACAACAACCAGTGCTTTATGCGAAAAACATTGCCCACACCTACAATGTAGTTGTTGTATTGAAAGGAACTTGTACTATTATTACAAATGATATTGAAACGTATTTTTCGAGTAATGGAACCCCCGGACTTGCGAAAGCTGGTACAGGTGATGTCTTATCTGGAGTTATAGGAAGTTTATTGGGCAGAGGATTACCTCCTTTGGATGCTGCAAAAATCGGTGTGTTAATGCACTCCTTAGCAGGACAATATGCCGAAGAAGTGTATGGAGAAGAATCAATGATGGCATCCGACGTGATTTCGATGTTACCGAAGGTTATGGATCATGTCAAAGCTTAA
- a CDS encoding endonuclease/exonuclease/phosphatase family protein: MSKLNLLTLNLHCLVEENLPDKQQRIAQAIVDYDVDVVFLQEVAQTQTLPYIEDHIKADNYAYTLQQLLQEKELFYHIYYLPIKQSFNRYDEGLALLSKTPLLVTDTRCISKTRDYTNWKSRKVLVAQYSEDLYLATTHFGWSDGNEVFEDQFDAAIAALPITSRWIMAGDFNVLPTSNEYKYIMNHGCIDILGEGPLKDKPTHLDNMDIHTNGSRIDYIMTNQPITSDRHTILFTDNPVSDHYAVFVRITL; the protein is encoded by the coding sequence ATGTCAAAGCTTAATCTATTAACGTTAAATCTTCATTGTCTAGTGGAAGAAAATCTTCCCGACAAACAACAACGAATTGCCCAAGCGATTGTTGATTATGATGTTGACGTTGTCTTTCTTCAAGAAGTTGCTCAGACACAGACACTACCGTACATAGAAGATCATATCAAAGCAGATAACTATGCCTATACGTTACAACAATTATTACAAGAAAAGGAGTTGTTTTATCATATCTATTATCTTCCAATTAAGCAATCCTTTAATCGATATGATGAAGGACTTGCCCTACTATCAAAAACACCACTATTGGTAACCGATACAAGATGTATATCAAAAACAAGAGATTACACAAATTGGAAATCGCGCAAAGTTCTTGTTGCACAGTATTCAGAGGATTTGTATCTCGCGACAACACATTTTGGCTGGAGTGATGGCAATGAAGTATTTGAAGATCAATTTGATGCGGCCATAGCTGCGCTCCCAATAACATCACGATGGATTATGGCGGGTGATTTTAACGTCCTTCCGACATCGAATGAATACAAATACATAATGAATCATGGGTGTATTGATATCCTTGGAGAAGGACCACTGAAAGACAAACCAACACACTTAGATAATATGGACATTCATACCAATGGTTCACGCATTGATTACATCATGACAAATCAACCAATCACATCCGATCGTCATACGATATTATTCACGGATAATCCAGTGAGCGATCATTACGCTGTTTTTGTTCGAATTACACTTTAA
- the ftcD gene encoding glutamate formimidoyltransferase: MRKIVECVPNFSEGRNQTVIEEIVSTLRGIDGCNLVNYEADQDYNRTVVTLIGEPEAIIKALLPFVGKVLELIDMNVQKGEHPRMGAVDVIPFIPIEHVTMEECVEYANQVGQLIYDTYQIPSFLYANAATKKDRVKLPTIRKGEFEGMKDKIKDPHWTPDFGTNEIHPTFGVIGIGARIPLIAYNIDLDTTDMNPAKQISRAIRFSSGGFRHIQAGPVYLESRKHTQVTMNILDYTKNPIYRILETVKMEAAQYHVDVPSCELVGLIPKQALLQSLKYYFKRYNQPWDADMSFDDIVKYSIQYIGFRDFDRLKIIEANIN; the protein is encoded by the coding sequence ATGCGTAAAATCGTGGAATGTGTTCCAAACTTTAGTGAGGGACGTAATCAGACAGTTATCGAAGAGATTGTTTCTACACTTCGTGGTATCGATGGTTGTAACCTTGTTAACTATGAAGCGGATCAAGACTATAATCGTACCGTAGTAACGTTAATTGGAGAACCAGAGGCCATTATCAAAGCGTTACTTCCATTTGTCGGAAAAGTATTGGAACTAATTGATATGAATGTTCAAAAGGGAGAACATCCTCGCATGGGTGCTGTGGATGTTATTCCCTTTATTCCAATCGAACATGTTACAATGGAAGAGTGTGTTGAATATGCCAATCAAGTTGGGCAATTAATCTATGATACCTATCAGATTCCAAGCTTCCTATACGCCAATGCGGCAACGAAAAAAGATCGCGTCAAACTACCGACAATCCGCAAAGGCGAATTTGAAGGGATGAAAGACAAAATCAAAGATCCCCATTGGACCCCTGATTTTGGAACCAACGAGATTCATCCGACCTTTGGTGTCATTGGAATTGGTGCGCGGATTCCACTAATTGCGTATAATATTGATTTGGATACCACAGACATGAATCCGGCAAAACAGATTTCTCGTGCAATCCGTTTTTCAAGTGGGGGATTTCGCCATATTCAAGCAGGACCAGTATATCTAGAGTCACGAAAACATACACAAGTGACAATGAATATATTGGATTACACGAAGAATCCCATCTACCGGATTTTGGAAACGGTAAAAATGGAAGCCGCACAGTATCATGTAGACGTACCATCATGTGAACTTGTTGGGTTGATCCCCAAACAGGCATTACTCCAGTCGTTGAAGTACTACTTCAAGCGATACAATCAACCATGGGACGCGGACATGTCTTTTGATGATATTGTGAAATACAGTATCCAATACATCGGATTCCGTGATTTTGATCGTTTAAAAATTATTGAGGCCAATATTAATTAG
- a CDS encoding RNA polymerase sigma factor has product MQEDIQLINQVLAGHTNQYEQLMNKYHNEMFSFVFNMVGQYQDTEDLVQDIFFKTYQNLKKYNPDKASFRTWLYRIASNHTLNHVKKASSRYEVAGEVDLSLLQDDEDVEEQLVKEDQLHRIVTIMKDILNDKHFKIMTLHYFSGLSVKEIGETMNIPIKTIYKAIKSSIEKIQQEVNNHE; this is encoded by the coding sequence GTGCAAGAGGATATTCAACTTATCAATCAGGTATTAGCGGGACATACCAATCAGTATGAACAACTAATGAACAAATATCACAATGAGATGTTCTCATTTGTTTTCAACATGGTTGGACAATACCAAGATACCGAAGACTTAGTTCAGGATATCTTCTTTAAAACCTATCAAAACTTAAAAAAATACAATCCCGATAAGGCATCGTTTCGAACGTGGTTGTATCGAATTGCCTCCAATCACACACTCAATCATGTCAAGAAGGCAAGTAGCCGCTATGAAGTTGCTGGTGAAGTTGATTTGTCTCTATTACAGGACGATGAGGACGTTGAAGAACAACTTGTGAAAGAAGATCAACTCCATCGGATTGTGACGATTATGAAAGATATCTTAAACGACAAACACTTCAAAATCATGACATTACATTACTTCTCCGGACTATCTGTAAAAGAAATTGGAGAAACAATGAACATACCAATAAAAACAATTTATAAAGCAATTAAATCAAGTATTGAAAAAATCCAACAGGAGGTGAATAATCATGAGTAA
- a CDS encoding acyl-CoA thioesterase — MHREQIELRYSDSDQMGVVYHANYFSFFEIGRTKLLASFGIDYYEIEQRGYVFPVREVDCTYFKSIVLGETIFCDTTITELSKVKIAFEHVLINDQGEVKAKGHTAIVSVKKDGFTIAKMDQHLPDVYAIKHQI, encoded by the coding sequence ATGCACCGAGAACAAATTGAACTACGATACAGTGATAGCGATCAAATGGGTGTAGTATATCATGCAAACTATTTTTCATTCTTTGAAATTGGACGAACAAAATTACTCGCCTCATTCGGTATTGATTATTACGAGATCGAACAACGCGGGTATGTGTTTCCAGTACGAGAAGTCGACTGTACGTATTTCAAAAGCATTGTTCTAGGTGAAACTATTTTTTGCGATACTACCATTACCGAGTTATCAAAAGTGAAGATTGCTTTTGAGCATGTTCTTATCAATGATCAAGGTGAGGTAAAAGCCAAAGGACATACCGCAATTGTGTCGGTTAAAAAAGATGGATTTACCATTGCGAAGATGGATCAACATCTTCCGGATGTCTACGCCATAAAACATCAAATATAG
- the thpR gene encoding RNA 2',3'-cyclic phosphodiesterase produces the protein MRVFYAIEFEDKVKRYLKNVQDIIKTTTYSGNYTHYTNFHLTIKYVGNIYNGEYEELTAIMDDVCKNIEPFSIRIGDLGAFHKKNSSILWVGITSGKQKLKSLFKELEKEIVESGFEAENRKYRPHITLGKKIVFNNGAISDDLPYFDEPIECSKLTLFQSHRVDGVLTYTPLYQKSFSKGVA, from the coding sequence ATGCGCGTCTTTTATGCAATTGAATTTGAAGACAAAGTGAAACGATACTTAAAAAACGTACAAGATATTATCAAAACAACCACCTACAGTGGGAACTACACCCATTACACCAATTTTCATTTAACAATAAAATATGTCGGAAACATTTACAACGGTGAATATGAAGAGTTAACGGCAATCATGGATGATGTATGTAAAAATATCGAGCCATTTTCAATCCGTATTGGTGATTTGGGAGCTTTTCATAAAAAGAATTCCAGTATTTTATGGGTTGGTATTACCAGCGGAAAACAGAAATTAAAATCGCTCTTTAAAGAACTCGAAAAGGAAATTGTTGAATCGGGGTTTGAGGCTGAAAATCGTAAATACCGTCCCCATATTACCCTTGGTAAGAAGATTGTCTTTAACAATGGTGCAATATCCGACGATTTGCCATATTTTGATGAACCGATTGAATGTTCAAAACTAACGTTGTTTCAATCCCATCGCGTTGATGGAGTATTAACCTATACGCCACTGTATCAAAAATCCTTTTCCAAAGGAGTTGCCTAA